In the genome of Meles meles chromosome 2, mMelMel3.1 paternal haplotype, whole genome shotgun sequence, one region contains:
- the MBOAT4 gene encoding ghrelin O-acyltransferase yields the protein MDWLPLFFLHPVSLYQGAAFPFALLFNYLCIMDSFPTHARYLFLLAGGGALALAAMGSFAVLVLIPALWAAVLFSWLDPRDVHRWAFISQMSWQTLCHLGLHYTEYYLRERPSTRFCITLSSLMLLTQRVTSLSLDIREGKVKAASRGIGERSSLSEHLCEALPYISYLLFFPALLGGPLCSFQKFQARVQGSGTLSPRRSVWALSQRGLQILGLECLKMVLGKVVRAGAGLADCQQLECIRVVWSTAGFFKLTYYSCWILDDALLCAAGFGPGFGHGPGEEGYFPDADIWTLETTHRISLFTRKWNQSTARWLRRLVFQQGRTWPLLQTFAFSAWWHGLHPGQVFGFLCWALMVEADYLIHASAGLFIRSQPMHLLYRALTWAHTQLIIAYIMLAVEARSLSSLWLLCHSYNSVFPLVYCILLFLLGKRKQTLNS from the exons ATGGATTGGCTTCCGCTGTTCTTCCTCCATCCTGTATCACTTTATCAAGGGGCGGCTTTCCCTTTTGCACTTCTGTTTAATTATCTCTGCATTATGGATTCTTTCCCCACCCACGCCAG GTACCTCTTTCTCCTGGCTGGAGGGGGCGCCCTGGCCCTGGCGGCCATGGGTTCCTTCGCTGTGCTTGTCCTCATCCCCGCTCTGTGGGCCGCGGTGCTGTTTTCCTGGCTCGACCCACGGGATGTGCACAGGTGGGCTTTCATCTCCCAGATGAGCTGGCAGACGCTCTGTCACCTGGGGCTGCACTACACCGAATACTATCTTCGAGAACGTCCTTCCACGAG GTTCTGCATCACTCTATCTTCCCTCATGCTATTGACCCAGAGGGTCACATCCCTCTCGCTGGATATTCGTGAGGGAAAAGTGAAGGCAGCATCAAGAGGCATCGGGGAAAGAAGCTCGTTGTCTGAGCATCTGTGCGAGGCTCTGCCCTACATCAGCTACTTGCTCTTTTTCCCTGCTCTCCTAGGAGGCCCCCTGTGTTCCTTCCAGAAATTCCAGGCTCGAGTTCAAGGGTCTGGCACTTTGAGTCCCAGGCGCTCCGTCTGGGCTCTGAGCCAGAGGGGTCTGCAGATCCTGGGCCTCGAGTGCCTAAAGATGGTCTTGGGGAAGGTGGTGAGAGCAGGAGCAGGTCTGGCTGACTGCCAGCAGCTTGAGTGTATTCGAGTCGTGTGGTCCACAGCCGGGTTCTTTAAACTCACCTACTACTCTtgctggatcctggatgacgcCCTCCTCTGTGCTGCGGGCTTTGGACCTGGGTTTGGTCACGGCCCCGGTGAGGAGGGCTACTTCCCCGATGCGGACATCTGGACACTGGAAACGACCCACAGGATCTCCCTGTTCACGAGGAAGTGGAACCAAAGCACAGCGCGGTGGCTCCGACGCCTCGTGTTTCAGCAGGGCAGGACCTGGCCGCTGCTGCAGACCTTTGCCTTCTCGGCCTGGTGGCATGGGCTCCATCCAGGACAGGTGTTCGGGttcctgtgctgggctctgatGGTGGAGGCCGACTACCTGATTCACGCTTCTGCCGGCTTGTTTATCAGATCCCAGCCCATGCACCTGCTCTATCGAGCGCTCACTTGGGCGCACACTCAGCTCATCATTGCTTACATAATGCTGGCCGTGGAGGCCCGgagcctctcctccctctggctgctgtgtcATTCCTACAACAGTGTCTTCCCCCTGGTGTActgcattttgctttttctattgggaaagagaaagcagacacttaactcataG